A portion of the Suricata suricatta isolate VVHF042 chromosome 11, meerkat_22Aug2017_6uvM2_HiC, whole genome shotgun sequence genome contains these proteins:
- the BCL9L gene encoding B-cell CLL/lymphoma 9-like protein isoform X3 codes for MHPENKLTNHGKTGNGGAQSQHQNVNQGPTCNLGSKGVGAGNHGAKANQISPSNSSLKNPQAGVPPFSSLKGKVKRERSVSVDSGEQREAGTPSLDPEAKEVAPRSKRRCVLERKQPYSGDEWCSGPDSEEDDKPAGAAHNCNVADPAMAAPQLGPGQATQLPLSESSAPGPPHGPPPGLRPDAPGGGGGGVPGKPPSQYVYVFTTHLANTAAEAVLQGRADSILTYHQQNVPRAKLDQAPKVPPTPEPLPLSTPSAGTPQPQPLPPPPPAPGSAPPALPSEGPPEDTGQDLTPNSVGAASTGGGTGGTHPNTPTAATASNPLPPGGDPGSAPGPALLGEAAPAGNGPRSLVGSEGLSKEQLEHRERSLQTLRDIERLLLRSGETEPFLKGPSGGAGEGGPPAPAPPAPQQPPTAPPGGLKKYEEPLQSMISQTQSLGVPPLEHEVPGHPPGGDVGQQMNMMMQRLGQDSLTPEQVAWRKLQEEYYEEKRRKEEQIGLHGGRPLPDVMGMGGVMVRGPPPPYHSKPGDQWPPGMGAQLRGPMDVQDPMQLRGGPPFPGPRFPGNQMQRVPGFGGMQGMPMEVPMNAMQRPVRPGMGWTEDLPPMGGPSNFAQNAVPYPGGQGEAERFMTPRVREELLRHQLLEKRSMGMQRPLGMAGSTVGQGIEMERMMQAHRQMDPAIFPGQMAGGEGLAGTPMGMEFGGGRGLLSPPMGQSGLREVDPPMGPGNLNMNMNVNMNMNMNLNVQMTPQQQMLMSQKMRGPGDMMGPQGLSPEEMARVRAQNSSGMMAGPQKMLMPSQFPNQGQQGFSGGQGPYQAVPQDMGSTQDMFSPEQSSMPMGSVGTTRLSHMPLPPASNPPGSVHPAPSRGLGRRPSDLTISINQMGSPGMGHLKSPTLSQVHSPLVTSPSANLKSPQTPSQMVPLPSANPPGPLKSPQVLGSSLSVRSPTGSPSRLKSPSMAVPSPGWVASPKTAMPSPGVPQSKQPPLNLTSSNTLGNMEQGALPPSGPRSSSSAPPANPPSGLMNPSLPFTSSPDPTPSQNPLSLMMSQMSKYAMPSSTPLYHNAIKTIATSDDELLPDRPLLPPPPPPPGSGPGISNNQPNQMHLNSAAAQSPMGMNLPGQQPLSHEPPPALLPSPTPLGSNIPLHPNAQGTGGPPQNLTMLPPGGPDSLNAPCGPVPSSSQMMPFPPRLQQPHGAMAPSGGGGGGPGLQQHYPSGMPLPPEDLPSQPPGPMPPQQHLMGKGMAGRMGDAYPPGVLPGVASVLNDPELSEVIRPTPTGIPEFDLSRIIPSEKPSSTLQYFPKSENQPPKAQPPNLHLMNLQNMMAEQTPSRPPNLPGQQGVQRGLNMSMCHPGQMSLLGRTGVPPQQGGVPHGLHQGVMSPPQGLMAQQNFMLMKQRGVGGEVYSQPPHMLSPQGSLMGPPPQQNLLVPHPLRQRSVSLDSQMGYLPAPGSMANLPF; via the exons ATGCACCCAGAAAATAAGTTGACCAATCATGGCAAGACAGGGAATGGCGGGGCCCAATCCCAGCACCAGAATGTGAACCAAGGACCCACCTGCAACCTGGGCTCGAAGGGCGTGGGGGCGGGGAACCATGGGGCCAAGGCCAACCAGATCTCACCTAGCAACTCAAGTCTGAAGAACCCCCAGGCAGGGGTGCCCCCTTTCAGCTCGCTCAAGGGCAAGGTGAAGAGGGAGCGGAGCGTGTCTGTGGACTCTGGAGAGCAGCGAGAGGCTGGGACCCCATCCCTGGATCCAGAGGCCAAAG AGGTGGCGCCCCGGAGTAAGCGGCGCTGCGTGCTGGAGCGGAAGCAGCCCTACAGTGGGGACGAATGGTGCTCAGGACCCGACAGCGAGGAGGACGACAAGCCCGCCGGGGCCGCCCACA ACTGTAATGTAGCAGACCCAGCCATGGCGGCCCCGCAGCTGGGTCCCGgccaagccacccagctgcccctcagcGAGAGCAGCGCGCCAGGGCCCCCCCACGGGCCCCCGCCAGGCCTCCGGCCTGAcgcccctgggggcgggggtgggggggtccctgGAAAGCCCCCCTCGCAGTATGTGTACGTCTTCACCACCCACCTGGCCAACAC GGCTGCCGAGGCGGTGCTCCAGGGCCGGGCCGACTCCATCCTCACCTACCACCAGCAGAATGTGCCCCGGGCCAAGCTGGACCAG GCCCCGAAAGTGCCACCCACCCCAGAGCCGCTACCCTTAAGCACGCCGTCAGCGGGCACGCCGCAGCCCCAGCCgctgccgcccccgcccccggcccctggCAGCGCACCGCCCGCTCTGCCTTCGGAGGGCCCCCCTGAGGACACCGGGCAGGACCTGACACCCAACTCGGTGGGAGCCGCCAGCACGGGCGGTGGCACCGGGGGCACCCACCCGAACACCCCTACGGCTGCCACCGCCAGCAACCCGCTGCCCCCGGGAGGAGACCCCGGCAGTGCCCCGGGCCCCGCCCTGCTGGGGGAGGCGGCCCCCGCGGGAAACGGGCCGCGGAGCCTGGTGGGCTCTGAAGGCCTGTCCAAGGAGCAGCTGGAGCACCGGGAGCGCTCCCTCCAGACCCTTCGGGACATCGAGCGGCTGTTGCTCCGCAGCGGGGAGACGGAGCCCTTCCTTAAGGGGCCCTCAggaggagccggggaggggggccccccagccccagcccctcccgctCCCCAGCAGCCCCCCACGGCCCCTCCTGGCGGGCTGAAGAAGTACGAGGAGCCCTTGCAGTCCATGATTTCACAGACGCAGAGCCTGGGGGTCCCCCCGCTGGAGCACGAAGTGCCCGGGCACCCCCCGGGTGGCGACGTGGGGCAGCAGATGAACATGATGATGCAGCGGCTGGGTCAGGACAGCCTGACGCCCGAGCAGGTGGCCTGGCGCAAGCTGCAGGAGGAGTACTACGAGGAGAAGCGGCGGAAGGAGGAGCAGATTGGGCTGCACGGCGGCCGCCCGCTGCCGGACGTGATGGGCATGGGAGGCGTGATGGTGCGGGGGCCGCCTCCTCCCTACCACAGCAAGCCTGGGGACCAGTGGCCGCCAGGAATGGGTGCCCAGCTGCGGGGGCCCATGGATGTCCAGGATCCCATGCAGCTACGGGGCGGGCCGCCCTTCCCCGGCCCCCGTTTCCCAGGCAACCAGATGCAGCGGGTGCCTGGGTTTGGAGGCATGCAGGGTATGCCGATGGAGGTGCCCATGAATGCCATGCAGAGGCCTGTGAGGCCGGGTATGGGCTGGACTGAAGACTTGCCCCCCATGGGGGGCCCCAGCAATTTTGCTCAGAATGCCGTGCCCTACCCAGGTGGGCAGGGCGAAGCGGAGCGATTCATGACCCCTCGGGTCCGGGAGGAGCTCCTGCGGCACCAGCTGCTGGAGAAGCGGTCCATGGGCATGCAGCGCCCCCTGGGCATGGCGGGCAGCACCGTGGGGCAGGGCATAGAGATGGAGCGGATGATGCAGGCACATCGGCAGATGGACCCGGCCATCTTCCCCGGGCAGATGGCTGGTGGCGAGGGCCTGGCGGGCACCCCCATGGGCATGGAGTTTGGTGGAGGCCGGGGCCTCCTGAGTCCCCCCATGGGGCAGTCTGGACTGAGAGAGGTGGACCCTCCCATGGGGCCAGGCAACCTCAACATGAACATGAATGTGAACATGAACATGAACATGAACTTGAATGTCCAGATGACCCCACAGCAGCAGATGCTGATGTCGCAGAAGATGCGGGGCCCGGGGGACATGATGGGGCCGCAGGGCCTCAGTCCCGAGGAGATGGCCCGGGTGCGGGCCCAGAACAGCAGCGGCATGATGGCTGGCCCACAGAAGATGCTCATGCCCTCGCAGTTTCCCAACCAGGGCCAGCAGGGATTCTCTGGGGGCCAGGGGCCCTACCAAGCCGTGCCCCAGGACATGGGCAGTACGCAAGACATGTTCAGTCCTGAGCAGAGCTCAATGCCCATGGGCAGTGTGGGCACCACCCGGCTCAGCCACATGCCTCTGCCCCCTGCGTCCAACCCTCCTGGGTCAGTGCATCCGGCCCCCAGCCGGGGCCTGGGCAGACGGCCCTCAGACCTCACCATCAGTATTAACCAGATGGGCTCCCCGGGCATGGGGCACCTGAAGTCGCCCACCCTCAGCCAGGTGCACTCGCCCCTGGTCACCTCGCCCTCTGCCAACCTCAAGTCCCCCCAGACCCCCTCGCAGATGGTGCCCTTGCCCTCGGCCAACCCGCCGGGGCCGCTCAAGTCGCCCCAGGTCCTCGGCTCCTCTCTCAGCGTCCGCTCGCCCACTGGCTCGCCCAGCAGGCTCAAGTCCCCCTCCATGGCGGTGCCCTCTCCTGGCTGGGTCGCCTCGCCCAAGACAGCCATGCCCAGCCCTGGGGTCCCCCAGAGCAAGCAGCCGCCTCTCAACCTGACCTCTTCCAACACCCTGGGCAACATGGAGCAGG GTGCCCTCCCGCCTAGCGGCCCCCGGAGCAGCTCCTCAGCGCCTCCCGCCAACCCTCCCAGCGGCCTCATGAACCCCAGCCTGCCGTTCACCTCCTCCCCGGACCCCACGCCCTCCCAGAACCCCCTGTCCCTGATGATGTCGCAGATGTCCAAGTACGCCATGCCCAGCTCCACCCCGCTCTACCACAATGCCATCAAGACCATCGCCACCTCCGACGACGAGCTGCTGCCGGACCGGCCCCTGctgcccccgccgccgccgccgccgggctCTGGGCCAG ggATTAGCAATAACCAGCCCAACCAGATGCACCTGAACTCGGCTGCTGCCCAGAGCCCCATGGGCATGAACCTGCCAGGCCAGCAGCCCCTGTCCCATGAGCCCCCACCTGCTCTgttgccctcccccacccctctggggTCCAACATTCCGCTGCACCCCAATGCGCAGGGCACAGGGGGGCCCCCTCAGAACTTGACGATGCTGCCTCCAGGGGGGCCAGACTCCCTGAACGCCCCCTGCGGCCCTGTGCCCAGCTCTTCCCAGATGATGCCGTTCCCCCCTCGGCTGCAACAGCCCCACGGTGCCATGGcccccagtgggggtgggggtggggggcctggccTGCAGCAGCACTACCCTTCAGGCATGCCCCTGCCCCCAGAGGACCTGCCTAGCCAGCCGCCCGGCCCCATGCCACCTCAGCAGCACCTGATGGGCAAAGGCATGGCTGGGCGCATGGGCGATGCCTACCCGCCGGGCGTGCTCCCTGGGGTGGCATCCGTGCTGAACGACCCCGAGCTGAGCGAGGTGATCCGGCCCACCCCGACGGGGATCCCCGAGTTCGACTTGTCGAGGATCATCCCCTCTGAGAAGCCAAGCAGCACCCTCCAGTACTTCCCCAAGAGCGAGAACCAGCCCCCCAAGGCCCAGCCCCCCAATCTGCATCTCATGAACCTGCAGAACATGATGGCGGAGCAGACCCCCTCACGGCCCCCCAACCTCCCGGGCCAGCAGGGCGTCCAGCGGGGGCTCAACATGTCCATGTGCCACCCCGGACAGATGTCCCTGCTGGGCAGGACAGGTGTGCCCCCACAGCAGGGCGGGGTGCCCCACGGCCTGCACCAGGGGGTCATGTCGCCTCCACAAGGCCTCATGGCCCAGCAGAATTTCATGCTGATGAAGCAGCGGGGCGTGGGGGGCGAGGTCTACAGCCAGCCCCCGCACATGCTGTCCCCGCAGGGCTCCCTCATGGGCCCCCCGCCCCAGCAGAACCTCCTGGTGCCCCACCCCCTGCGGCAGCGCAGCGTGTCTCTGGACAGCCAGATGGGCTACCTCCCGGCGCCGGGCAGCATGGCCAACCTGCCCTTCTAG
- the BCL9L gene encoding B-cell CLL/lymphoma 9-like protein isoform X2, producing MRILANKTRLPHPRRREAPGSPPLSPRGHCPPAPAKPMHPENKLTNHGKTGNGGAQSQHQNVNQGPTCNLGSKGVGAGNHGAKANQISPSNSSLKNPQAGVPPFSSLKGKVKRERSVSVDSGEQREAGTPSLDPEAKEVAPRSKRRCVLERKQPYSGDEWCSGPDSEEDDKPAGAAHNCNVADPAMAAPQLGPGQATQLPLSESSAPGPPHGPPPGLRPDAPGGGGGGVPGKPPSQYVYVFTTHLANTAAEAVLQGRADSILTYHQQNVPRAKLDQAPKVPPTPEPLPLSTPSAGTPQPQPLPPPPPAPGSAPPALPSEGPPEDTGQDLTPNSVGAASTGGGTGGTHPNTPTAATASNPLPPGGDPGSAPGPALLGEAAPAGNGPRSLVGSEGLSKEQLEHRERSLQTLRDIERLLLRSGETEPFLKGPSGGAGEGGPPAPAPPAPQQPPTAPPGGLKKYEEPLQSMISQTQSLGVPPLEHEVPGHPPGGDVGQQMNMMMQRLGQDSLTPEQVAWRKLQEEYYEEKRRKEEQIGLHGGRPLPDVMGMGGVMVRGPPPPYHSKPGDQWPPGMGAQLRGPMDVQDPMQLRGGPPFPGPRFPGNQMQRVPGFGGMQGMPMEVPMNAMQRPVRPGMGWTEDLPPMGGPSNFAQNAVPYPGGQGEAERFMTPRVREELLRHQLLEKRSMGMQRPLGMAGSTVGQGIEMERMMQAHRQMDPAIFPGQMAGGEGLAGTPMGMEFGGGRGLLSPPMGQSGLREVDPPMGPGNLNMNMNVNMNMNMNLNVQMTPQQQMLMSQKMRGPGDMMGPQGLSPEEMARVRAQNSSGMMAGPQKMLMPSQFPNQGQQGFSGGQGPYQAVPQDMGSTQDMFSPEQSSMPMGSVGTTRLSHMPLPPASNPPGSVHPAPSRGLGRRPSDLTISINQMGSPGMGHLKSPTLSQVHSPLVTSPSANLKSPQTPSQMVPLPSANPPGPLKSPQVLGSSLSVRSPTGSPSRLKSPSMAVPSPGWVASPKTAMPSPGVPQSKQPPLNLTSSNTLGNMEQGALPPSGPRSSSSAPPANPPSGLMNPSLPFTSSPDPTPSQNPLSLMMSQMSKYAMPSSTPLYHNAIKTIATSDDELLPDRPLLPPPPPPPGSGPGISNNQPNQMHLNSAAAQSPMGMNLPGQQPLSHEPPPALLPSPTPLGSNIPLHPNAQGTGGPPQNLTMLPPGGPDSLNAPCGPVPSSSQMMPFPPRLQQPHGAMAPSGGGGGGPGLQQHYPSGMPLPPEDLPSQPPGPMPPQQHLMGKGMAGRMGDAYPPGVLPGVASVLNDPELSEVIRPTPTGIPEFDLSRIIPSEKPSSTLQYFPKSENQPPKAQPPNLHLMNLQNMMAEQTPSRPPNLPGQQGVQRGLNMSMCHPGQMSLLGRTGVPPQQGGVPHGLHQGVMSPPQGLMAQQNFMLMKQRGVGGEVYSQPPHMLSPQGSLMGPPPQQNLLVPHPLRQRSVSLDSQMGYLPAPGSMANLPF from the exons ATGAGGATCCTGGCTAACAAGACAAG GTTACCCCACCCCCGGAGGAGAGAAGCTCCAGGGAGCCCGCCGCTCTCCCCACGCGGccactgccccccagccccagccaagcCAATGCACCCAGAAAATAAGTTGACCAATCATGGCAAGACAGGGAATGGCGGGGCCCAATCCCAGCACCAGAATGTGAACCAAGGACCCACCTGCAACCTGGGCTCGAAGGGCGTGGGGGCGGGGAACCATGGGGCCAAGGCCAACCAGATCTCACCTAGCAACTCAAGTCTGAAGAACCCCCAGGCAGGGGTGCCCCCTTTCAGCTCGCTCAAGGGCAAGGTGAAGAGGGAGCGGAGCGTGTCTGTGGACTCTGGAGAGCAGCGAGAGGCTGGGACCCCATCCCTGGATCCAGAGGCCAAAG AGGTGGCGCCCCGGAGTAAGCGGCGCTGCGTGCTGGAGCGGAAGCAGCCCTACAGTGGGGACGAATGGTGCTCAGGACCCGACAGCGAGGAGGACGACAAGCCCGCCGGGGCCGCCCACA ACTGTAATGTAGCAGACCCAGCCATGGCGGCCCCGCAGCTGGGTCCCGgccaagccacccagctgcccctcagcGAGAGCAGCGCGCCAGGGCCCCCCCACGGGCCCCCGCCAGGCCTCCGGCCTGAcgcccctgggggcgggggtgggggggtccctgGAAAGCCCCCCTCGCAGTATGTGTACGTCTTCACCACCCACCTGGCCAACAC GGCTGCCGAGGCGGTGCTCCAGGGCCGGGCCGACTCCATCCTCACCTACCACCAGCAGAATGTGCCCCGGGCCAAGCTGGACCAG GCCCCGAAAGTGCCACCCACCCCAGAGCCGCTACCCTTAAGCACGCCGTCAGCGGGCACGCCGCAGCCCCAGCCgctgccgcccccgcccccggcccctggCAGCGCACCGCCCGCTCTGCCTTCGGAGGGCCCCCCTGAGGACACCGGGCAGGACCTGACACCCAACTCGGTGGGAGCCGCCAGCACGGGCGGTGGCACCGGGGGCACCCACCCGAACACCCCTACGGCTGCCACCGCCAGCAACCCGCTGCCCCCGGGAGGAGACCCCGGCAGTGCCCCGGGCCCCGCCCTGCTGGGGGAGGCGGCCCCCGCGGGAAACGGGCCGCGGAGCCTGGTGGGCTCTGAAGGCCTGTCCAAGGAGCAGCTGGAGCACCGGGAGCGCTCCCTCCAGACCCTTCGGGACATCGAGCGGCTGTTGCTCCGCAGCGGGGAGACGGAGCCCTTCCTTAAGGGGCCCTCAggaggagccggggaggggggccccccagccccagcccctcccgctCCCCAGCAGCCCCCCACGGCCCCTCCTGGCGGGCTGAAGAAGTACGAGGAGCCCTTGCAGTCCATGATTTCACAGACGCAGAGCCTGGGGGTCCCCCCGCTGGAGCACGAAGTGCCCGGGCACCCCCCGGGTGGCGACGTGGGGCAGCAGATGAACATGATGATGCAGCGGCTGGGTCAGGACAGCCTGACGCCCGAGCAGGTGGCCTGGCGCAAGCTGCAGGAGGAGTACTACGAGGAGAAGCGGCGGAAGGAGGAGCAGATTGGGCTGCACGGCGGCCGCCCGCTGCCGGACGTGATGGGCATGGGAGGCGTGATGGTGCGGGGGCCGCCTCCTCCCTACCACAGCAAGCCTGGGGACCAGTGGCCGCCAGGAATGGGTGCCCAGCTGCGGGGGCCCATGGATGTCCAGGATCCCATGCAGCTACGGGGCGGGCCGCCCTTCCCCGGCCCCCGTTTCCCAGGCAACCAGATGCAGCGGGTGCCTGGGTTTGGAGGCATGCAGGGTATGCCGATGGAGGTGCCCATGAATGCCATGCAGAGGCCTGTGAGGCCGGGTATGGGCTGGACTGAAGACTTGCCCCCCATGGGGGGCCCCAGCAATTTTGCTCAGAATGCCGTGCCCTACCCAGGTGGGCAGGGCGAAGCGGAGCGATTCATGACCCCTCGGGTCCGGGAGGAGCTCCTGCGGCACCAGCTGCTGGAGAAGCGGTCCATGGGCATGCAGCGCCCCCTGGGCATGGCGGGCAGCACCGTGGGGCAGGGCATAGAGATGGAGCGGATGATGCAGGCACATCGGCAGATGGACCCGGCCATCTTCCCCGGGCAGATGGCTGGTGGCGAGGGCCTGGCGGGCACCCCCATGGGCATGGAGTTTGGTGGAGGCCGGGGCCTCCTGAGTCCCCCCATGGGGCAGTCTGGACTGAGAGAGGTGGACCCTCCCATGGGGCCAGGCAACCTCAACATGAACATGAATGTGAACATGAACATGAACATGAACTTGAATGTCCAGATGACCCCACAGCAGCAGATGCTGATGTCGCAGAAGATGCGGGGCCCGGGGGACATGATGGGGCCGCAGGGCCTCAGTCCCGAGGAGATGGCCCGGGTGCGGGCCCAGAACAGCAGCGGCATGATGGCTGGCCCACAGAAGATGCTCATGCCCTCGCAGTTTCCCAACCAGGGCCAGCAGGGATTCTCTGGGGGCCAGGGGCCCTACCAAGCCGTGCCCCAGGACATGGGCAGTACGCAAGACATGTTCAGTCCTGAGCAGAGCTCAATGCCCATGGGCAGTGTGGGCACCACCCGGCTCAGCCACATGCCTCTGCCCCCTGCGTCCAACCCTCCTGGGTCAGTGCATCCGGCCCCCAGCCGGGGCCTGGGCAGACGGCCCTCAGACCTCACCATCAGTATTAACCAGATGGGCTCCCCGGGCATGGGGCACCTGAAGTCGCCCACCCTCAGCCAGGTGCACTCGCCCCTGGTCACCTCGCCCTCTGCCAACCTCAAGTCCCCCCAGACCCCCTCGCAGATGGTGCCCTTGCCCTCGGCCAACCCGCCGGGGCCGCTCAAGTCGCCCCAGGTCCTCGGCTCCTCTCTCAGCGTCCGCTCGCCCACTGGCTCGCCCAGCAGGCTCAAGTCCCCCTCCATGGCGGTGCCCTCTCCTGGCTGGGTCGCCTCGCCCAAGACAGCCATGCCCAGCCCTGGGGTCCCCCAGAGCAAGCAGCCGCCTCTCAACCTGACCTCTTCCAACACCCTGGGCAACATGGAGCAGG GTGCCCTCCCGCCTAGCGGCCCCCGGAGCAGCTCCTCAGCGCCTCCCGCCAACCCTCCCAGCGGCCTCATGAACCCCAGCCTGCCGTTCACCTCCTCCCCGGACCCCACGCCCTCCCAGAACCCCCTGTCCCTGATGATGTCGCAGATGTCCAAGTACGCCATGCCCAGCTCCACCCCGCTCTACCACAATGCCATCAAGACCATCGCCACCTCCGACGACGAGCTGCTGCCGGACCGGCCCCTGctgcccccgccgccgccgccgccgggctCTGGGCCAG ggATTAGCAATAACCAGCCCAACCAGATGCACCTGAACTCGGCTGCTGCCCAGAGCCCCATGGGCATGAACCTGCCAGGCCAGCAGCCCCTGTCCCATGAGCCCCCACCTGCTCTgttgccctcccccacccctctggggTCCAACATTCCGCTGCACCCCAATGCGCAGGGCACAGGGGGGCCCCCTCAGAACTTGACGATGCTGCCTCCAGGGGGGCCAGACTCCCTGAACGCCCCCTGCGGCCCTGTGCCCAGCTCTTCCCAGATGATGCCGTTCCCCCCTCGGCTGCAACAGCCCCACGGTGCCATGGcccccagtgggggtgggggtggggggcctggccTGCAGCAGCACTACCCTTCAGGCATGCCCCTGCCCCCAGAGGACCTGCCTAGCCAGCCGCCCGGCCCCATGCCACCTCAGCAGCACCTGATGGGCAAAGGCATGGCTGGGCGCATGGGCGATGCCTACCCGCCGGGCGTGCTCCCTGGGGTGGCATCCGTGCTGAACGACCCCGAGCTGAGCGAGGTGATCCGGCCCACCCCGACGGGGATCCCCGAGTTCGACTTGTCGAGGATCATCCCCTCTGAGAAGCCAAGCAGCACCCTCCAGTACTTCCCCAAGAGCGAGAACCAGCCCCCCAAGGCCCAGCCCCCCAATCTGCATCTCATGAACCTGCAGAACATGATGGCGGAGCAGACCCCCTCACGGCCCCCCAACCTCCCGGGCCAGCAGGGCGTCCAGCGGGGGCTCAACATGTCCATGTGCCACCCCGGACAGATGTCCCTGCTGGGCAGGACAGGTGTGCCCCCACAGCAGGGCGGGGTGCCCCACGGCCTGCACCAGGGGGTCATGTCGCCTCCACAAGGCCTCATGGCCCAGCAGAATTTCATGCTGATGAAGCAGCGGGGCGTGGGGGGCGAGGTCTACAGCCAGCCCCCGCACATGCTGTCCCCGCAGGGCTCCCTCATGGGCCCCCCGCCCCAGCAGAACCTCCTGGTGCCCCACCCCCTGCGGCAGCGCAGCGTGTCTCTGGACAGCCAGATGGGCTACCTCCCGGCGCCGGGCAGCATGGCCAACCTGCCCTTCTAG